The following proteins are co-located in the Candidatus Deferrimicrobiaceae bacterium genome:
- the tyrS gene encoding tyrosine--tRNA ligase, with protein sequence MEDLLKALKRGTVEVIDDAELARKLEKSSRTGKPLRIKAGFDPTAPDLHLGHTVLIQKLKHFQDAGHQVIFLIGDFTGMIGDPTGKSETRKALTREDVLRNAETYKEQIFKILDPRKTEVRFNSEWLSPMKIDDVVRLTAQMTVARMLERDDFRKRFEGGKPISIHEFLYPLLQGYDSVALEADVEFGGTDQKFNLLVGRDLQRAHGLEPQVVMMTPLLEGLDGVNKMSKSLGNYIGITEPPDQIFGKVMSISDALMVRYYELLSDIGIDEFESLKNGLADGSLHPMEKKVALAREIVCRFHGPAAADAAIEGFRGRFTRKEFPDDARRVDGASFPRLIDMATAVSLVSSTFTTKSAARRLIVGGGLEVNGEKIVDPGQVLDNKGDIRMKIGKKEFAIVTF encoded by the coding sequence ATGGAAGATCTTCTCAAGGCCCTGAAGCGCGGCACGGTCGAAGTCATCGACGACGCCGAGCTGGCGCGCAAGCTCGAAAAATCCTCCCGCACGGGGAAACCGCTACGGATCAAGGCGGGTTTCGATCCCACTGCCCCCGACCTTCACCTTGGGCATACCGTCCTGATACAGAAGCTGAAGCATTTCCAGGACGCAGGACATCAGGTGATCTTCCTGATCGGCGATTTCACGGGAATGATCGGCGACCCCACCGGCAAGTCCGAAACGCGTAAGGCGCTGACGCGCGAGGACGTCCTTCGCAACGCCGAGACCTATAAGGAACAGATCTTCAAGATCCTGGATCCCCGAAAGACCGAGGTCCGGTTCAACTCCGAATGGCTCTCGCCGATGAAGATCGACGACGTCGTGCGGCTCACGGCGCAAATGACTGTTGCCCGTATGCTCGAACGCGACGATTTCCGGAAAAGGTTCGAGGGTGGGAAGCCGATCTCCATCCACGAATTCCTGTATCCCCTCCTTCAGGGATACGATTCGGTCGCGCTTGAGGCCGACGTCGAATTCGGCGGGACCGACCAGAAATTCAACCTGCTGGTCGGCAGGGATCTCCAGCGAGCGCATGGCCTCGAACCCCAGGTCGTCATGATGACGCCTCTTTTGGAGGGGCTGGACGGCGTCAACAAGATGAGCAAGAGCCTCGGCAACTATATAGGGATCACCGAGCCGCCCGACCAGATCTTCGGCAAGGTCATGTCCATCTCCGATGCGCTGATGGTCCGCTATTACGAGCTGCTGTCGGACATTGGGATCGACGAGTTCGAGTCACTCAAGAACGGACTGGCCGACGGGTCCCTCCACCCAATGGAGAAGAAGGTCGCTCTGGCGCGTGAGATCGTCTGCAGGTTCCACGGCCCGGCGGCGGCCGATGCCGCGATCGAAGGATTCCGGGGGCGGTTCACCAGGAAAGAGTTCCCCGATGACGCAAGACGGGTCGATGGGGCTTCCTTTCCCCGGCTGATCGACATGGCAACCGCGGTTTCGCTGGTGTCTTCCACGTTCACTACGAAGTCGGCTGCGAGACGCCTGATCGTGGGCGGAGGACTCGAAGTCAACGGGGAAAAGATCGTCGACCCGGGTCAAGTCCTCGACAACAAAGGAGATATTCGCATGAAGATCGGGAAGAAGGAGTTCGCGATCGTTACGTTTTGA